TCAGGCGCTTGACCTCGCGCGCCGCGAAGTGTTTGCGGTCGGAATTCTGCGCGACCAACGCGGTGGAGTTTCTTGCATCCCCAGACACGAATGCGGGCGACGGCACACCCGACGACTGGAACTGGCGTCTCGCAGACGCGACCCAGACCCGCTTCCGCTAAGCAAAATCGTGCTCCGCCGGCGGTGGAGCACCACAGGAGACACACATGCAAATCGACCTTCGCACGGTCAGCATCGAACCGCAGCGCAACACCTTCGACCATCTCGCCCGACGTTTCGGAGACAAGCCCGCGTCGCGTTATCAGGAGGGCAGCTACGACATCCAGGCGGCCGAGAACCTGCACTACCTGCCTACCTGGGATCCCGAGCAGCAACTCTACGACCCGAGCATCAGCAAGATCATCATGCAGGACTGGTACGCGCTGAAGGATCCGCGCCAGTTCTACTACAGCACCTATACGCTGGCGCGTGCGCGCCAGCAGGACACCGCCGAGTCCAATTTCGAGTTCGTGGAATCGCACGGTCTGGGCGAGATGCTGCCGCCCGAGCTGCGCGACGTTGCGCTGAAGCTGCTGGTGCCGCTGCGCCACGCCGCATGGGGCGCCAACCAGAACAACACCTTCATCTGCGGCTACGGCTTCGGTACCACCTTCACCCAGCCGTGCATGTACCACGCCATGGACAACCTCGGCGTTGCCCAGTACCTGTCGCGCCTGGGCATGCTGCTCGGCGATCTCGCGGCGCTCGATGCCGGCAAGGAAGCGTGGTTGAACGATGCAGTGTGGCAGCCGCTGCGCCGCTACGTTGAAGACAGCATGATGGTGCGCGATCCGTTCGAGCTGTTCGTGGCGCAGAATGTCGCCCTCGATGGGCTGCTGTACCCGCTGGTCTATGAACGCATCGTCGATGACTTCCTGTCAGCGAAAGGAGCGTCGGCGGTCGCGATGCTCACGCAGTTCATGAGCGATTGGGCTGTCGAAACGCGCAAGTGGATCGACGCGGTGCTGAAGGTCGCGGCAGCGGAGTCGGAGCACAACCGCGAGGTGCTGCAGGGCTGGGTCGCGTCCTGGAGCAGTCGTGCCGCGTC
This DNA window, taken from Thauera sp. K11, encodes the following:
- a CDS encoding aromatic/alkene monooxygenase hydroxylase subunit beta, translating into MQIDLRTVSIEPQRNTFDHLARRFGDKPASRYQEGSYDIQAAENLHYLPTWDPEQQLYDPSISKIIMQDWYALKDPRQFYYSTYTLARARQQDTAESNFEFVESHGLGEMLPPELRDVALKLLVPLRHAAWGANQNNTFICGYGFGTTFTQPCMYHAMDNLGVAQYLSRLGMLLGDLAALDAGKEAWLNDAVWQPLRRYVEDSMMVRDPFELFVAQNVALDGLLYPLVYERIVDDFLSAKGASAVAMLTQFMSDWAVETRKWIDAVLKVAAAESEHNREVLQGWVASWSSRAASALLPIVELALGADADEAVGEQLAVFKARIQKTGIAL